aatttcgagtctggtggcataaggtattttgttgtgagtagaggagtggaggacacttctcgtgaaatatttcCGGActcgtttgattgtattaatgtccaatatgcaatacaagttccagacaaatgagctctattcaagaattagtctggcaaaagttttgtatgccctagtttgtagttcaatattaccagagaagaagctaaaaGAAAACCCTTCTTTATTGTAGTATAACAtgtggaatttggggagttgatgtccatacatcttaaaatttaAGTAAAACTGTCCTGTTAGCTATGGCATGTCCTTGTTAACATCATGATAATACTGTATAGCAACTTCAACATATGCTAGAATGAAAaattatatgccacccatttcactGTTGAGTGATTCTTAATTCATATCAGTCAAACGGAGAAAGGTGTGAAATGacattattttctctcttttttttctatttcagaagAATATATTCACTGGGgatgaaaagaaaacaagcagGAAAACTCGCTTACAGGGAAAAGTACTAAATTGCTACTGTATTTTCTGTTAAATTGTTGCTTCTTAACTTTATACCAtcctctttaaaaacatttcctaCTAAACAAAAGCCACGGTCTGTTTTTTGAAATGACTTGATGTCTTATATTTGGTTTTTCTTCGGCTGCTTCACCAAAGACATAAGACATTTGTTTACTTCTATTAACTGGGAGAAAAAATTCCTTTTACCATTTTGTAGCTCGGACTGATTTGCTGCCAAATCTACAGTTATTCGGAGAATTGAAAACTATTGCTACTAAAAAGTAAGCTTTTCTCTTAAATATAAAAATTACCTGGCAGAAGAACATAGAGATTTTTCAGTTCTGATATTTTAGATACCAACCCAGAATATTTGTTTAATTGAATGGATAAAGTTAACGTGCAGCTCCTCCAAATTCTAAAGTACGGTCTTTCATAGTTTCTCAGTCTTATCATTCTACCGAAGTTCATGCAAACACTTATCTttccaaatgttttatataatttcCTGGTCTATTAGAGTTCTAATGCAGATTTATATTTCCTAAACCAAGCCATTTCTATATgttctataattttattttctttacctGGCCTAGATTTAAAGAACTCCTGTTTTGTTTTCAcatgctttttaatatatataagctgctcaaaaaaataaagggaacacttaaacaacacaatgtacagtagttgaatgtgctgacaacacaatcacacaaaaattatcaatggaaatcaaattgagcaacccatggaggtctAGATTTGGAATTACACTCAAAACTAAAGTGGACAACAATACTACAGGccaactttgatgtaatgtccttaaaacaagtcttttccaaaaactctacactactaaccaaagcatacaaaacatttgccggacctattcttgaatacagctcatccgtctggaacccttaccacatctctgacattaatactattgaacgcatccagaaatattttactagaagagttcttcactcctccgaaaacaacaaaataccttataccaccaggcttgaaatcctgcatttaaaaaacttaaaactccaccgactccgacatgatctgtgtttacacacagaatcatctattgtaatatccttcctgtaaaagactacttcagcttcaatcgcaacaatacaagagcaaacaatagatttaaacttaatgtcaaccgcttcaaacttgattgcagaaaatatgacttttgtaacagagttgttaacgcttggaactcactacctgactctatagtctctactccaaaccccaaaatcttcaaccaaaaactgtctactattgacctcaccccattcctaaggggcgtgcataaaagcacaatagtgcctaccgttcctgtcctattgttctcttcattatagtattatatgcatacttttacttatacttttacttatatataccttttctctcatgatgaattattgtttatgttgatgattgtatatactgttgtgacaaaattaaaaaaaaagtcaaaatgaggctcagtagtACGTGTGGTCTCCATgtgcctgtatgacctccctacaacgcctgggcatgctcctgatgaggtggcggatggtctcctgagggatctcctcctacacctggactaaagcaactcctggacagtctgtggtACAACATGGCGTTGGTGATGGAGCgagacatgatgtcccagatgtgctcaattggattcaggtctggggaaCAGGTGggccagtccatagcatcaatTCCTTTgtcttgcaggaactgctgacacactccagccacatAAAGTCTAGCATTGTCTCAcattaggaggaacccagggccaatcgcaccagcatatggtctcacaaggggtctgaggatctcatcctggtacctaatggcagtcaggctaTTTCTGGTGAGCACATGGAGGGCTGTGTggccccctaaagaaatgccaccccacACCATTACTGACCCCCTGCCAAACCGAtcatgctggaggatgttgcaggcagcagaacatTCTCCACGGCGTCTCTAGACCCTGTCATGTCTGTCACATGTCtcagtgtgaacctgctttcatctgtgaagagcacagggtgccagtggcgaagttgccaatcttggtgttctctggcaaatgccaaaccagtagtgggttgctaccagttctccccagttcgcaagaaccagtagtaaacattttgagtagttcggagaaccggtagtaaaaattctgcctggccccgcccccaatctattgctgtctcccgactcccagctgatcggctagaaggaaaaaatcaagactcacttgtcaaagaagagaaaaaaaaacaagacactgtccctttaaattgagaagccaagaagcctcccaactgatcggctcacttctcagccaggagatcgcttggcaaaggagaagggggggaatgctgtcgttttaaattgacagagcggctagaaacTCCTTTctcggtcagctgaacaacaaattggataagaggaggaattcttatatgattcaatgtttttgaagttttggggtttgtgcaacatgggctttgtgttttaaaaaggtttgagcgatttccattgtgaagtatcctgtcttgaatgaattttttgcctgcttgtaaatggagtcgaactttctatgatctctgcttacaaagtttcctttatgcagctggcaggaatgtggaattccaggcaggttccttactAGcaacttgattattccttaaatatctgggatattttatttgggaaatgaagaggggggagtttgattccttcccagaacagattagtggggtggggaggaaatggggattttgaagtaaccttcctctggagtggagagggaatggggattttaggcttgctgtcaaacatcgccataatactaatgattgttttgaacaatgtgcaggttgtattacatgaatggctattttatatgtgaaattatgactgaaacctatataggttcacactttcaggaagtttgtccttagttttaggttgcttctctctttgttgagtttccatccattgcttcttgttttaccttctggtgctctggaaaatactccccctcccttctttctagcagccccttaaaagactgttgcctatcacccTCTTGggaaaagcatgtgagccatttcctcctttcagtggtccatgaaagtgtatCTAtagcagagatctccaaccttggccactttaagactttaagacagcaaagctggctgaggaattctgggagttgaagtccgtaagtcttaaagtggccaagtttggagaccccaatctatagtatgtagataataaagttgaaaaaaggtgaacaacatttttgcagaattatagataagttgaggctgggtgtgacaaggaatggctgggaggggaggggcctgtcgaggtaccccttgacatgagagacattgagttggccacgcctacccatcaagccacaaccactgtcacatgaccatcaagccacgcccacaaaataagccatgtccacagaaccagtagtaaaaatatttagaacccaccccatgCCAAATGTCCTACACGGTCTTGGGCTATAAGCACAACCCCCACCTGTAGACATCAGGCCCTCATACCACCCTCATGGAGTCTGTTTCTAACTGtttgagcagccacatgcacatttgtggcccactggaggtcattttgcagggctctggcagtgctTCTCCTGTCTCTTCTTGCACAAAGGCGGATGTAGCggtcctgctgctgggttgttgccctCCTACGGCCTCCTCCACGTCTCCTGACGtactggcctgtctcctggtagtgcctccatgctctggacactacgctgacagtcacagcaaaccttcttgccacagctcgcaTTGATGTGCCATTCTGGATGAACTGCACTACCTGAGCTTcttgtgtgggttgtagactctgtctcatgctaccactagagtgacagcaccgccagcattcaaaagtgaccaaaccatcagccagaaagcataggaactgagaagtggtctgtagtcaccacctgcagaaccactcctttactgtggatgtcttgctaactgcctatgctttccacctgttgtctattccatgtgcgcaagcatgtggaattgattgtcaatcagtattgctacctaagtggacagtttgatttcacagaagtatgattgacttggagttacattgtgttgtttaagtgttccctttatttttttgagcagttatATATGTATTCTTGGTTTCCAAAAACTAAATTGGAATATGGGGTGCTAGAGTTCATTTAGCTTTTATTCTTTATTATAAACTACTACATGATTATTAGGGAAATTTATAGAAATAGGTATCTTAACTTTCAGTTGAAGTTTGTTTAATGCTGGGAACTGCATCCTAAATTTTGTCAGTTTCCCTAACtgcattaaaatagtaaaacttcTGATAAAAGaacatataattaatattaaaaattggtTATTGTTTATTTGAAGAAACAGGATTTTTTATCTTTTACCCGTACTACTTACTAATCTAATAGAAATCACAAATTCCTTATTCCATTCTactaacattttattaaaatcatAATTTAAGCAATGTAAGTAACATATGAATATGTTATATGTGGACCAGGAAAGGAGCCATCCCTGTGAAGATAAGATTAGCTCCCACCTTGGTactcttttaaaaaatttgaagacATGGTTTGCCACTGGGCCGATGAACCCCAAGGTAATATAGAGCCTGTCAAATGgtttatttggggttttatttctgtaagccTCACAGAGTCTCCGTGAGTGAGTTgggataaattttctaaataaataattcatgatTCTTATCTTGATCATAATTACCTTTGATTTCTTTATTGTTGAAATAACTTTACAGATCATTGCATTTGGGGAAGATGTTATTGTATACTTATTCCTGTTTAGTACATTTACTATTATATTTATACTGGTCTAAATGCAGTGTTAATGTTGATCATCTTTGAATAATTCTAGGGTTCTTTCAAAGCCTGCTTTGGTGACTGCTGAGAAGAATGTGCTTGCTAAATTTCTGACTCTGTGTTCAATTGCACAAGTGATTAAGAAATTGAAATGAAACACTGGCCAAAGTTCTCAAGAAAACTCTAATTCTTATATCTgaatatcaggggtgggttctacttatctttactaccagttcgcaacgggaTCGCATGTGCGCGCTTGTTTCACGCATGCACAGatcgcctatgatgacatccaggttggtgggcagagccccccgctggttttactattggttctatagaagcggtctgaaccgggaacaaCCCATCACTGCTGAATATGTTTTAAATCAGTTTTCAGAAGCCCATTGGAATTGTGGAGCAGCCTTCCAAGTTAGGCTCACCTAATGCCATTATGATATTGTCAGTTCAATTTTAAGATCTCTTTAATTATCATAGCTAATTATGTGCAAATTGAAAgtatttaatatttcattttttctttaaaatccaCAGGTCCGAGTCTTCCATTGATGGCTAAAGTACAAGCCAGAACAGGAAGTGAGAATGTTAGAGAATTACGGTGAATTtaatagaagaaaaagtaaaagccATAGCATTTGTAGTGCATAAAGAATTTTCAAACagaactaaggtaaaggtaaaagttccccccacacatatgtgctagtcgttcccaattctagggggtggtgctcatctccgtttcaaagccaaagctgtctgaagacgtctccatggtcatgtggctggtatgactaaatggcaaagacACATGGAATACTATTacttttccaccaaaggtggttcctattttactactggcattttttatgtgctttcgaactgctaggttggcagaagctgggttaAGTAACggaagttcaccccgttacatggcactggggattcgaaccgctgaactgccgcctttcgatcgacaagctcagtgtcttagccactgagccactgtgtcccttctcAAACAGAATTAGCTGTTTCCAAAGCCTTCTACATTTTTTATTACATAATAAGCTAAAATACTAAGAATTCTACATAATTCAATTTTACTCAGATTAAAAATGATCCGAAAATGATCATCTTCTTTACTGTGAAAAGCAGCTCAGCTTTTCTAAACATCTACTGTATCTTTCTCGTGCTTCTTAGGTCTCCTCTATACAGCCTTCTTGTTCCTCTTTGAGACTGCTTGTTCTTGAGGTGATCTCCTCATAATGGAGCCACCATCACTTTGCTGGCCTACCAATGCGGTAAACAGAAACATGGTGAACCAGTGAAAGTTGGAGGTTTCCCCAGAAGACCAATTTCATATGACTTGgaggaaaagtcttcaaagagttAGCAACTTGCTGGTTTCTAATTGACTTGGTCTATGTTCTGCAGATACCCCTAAAGCTATTTACTCCTTTGTTGTATGCTTTAGTCAGGAGAATATCAACCTTGTGAAAAATCAAATGAAGATCTTCCATGAGATTGTTTTTCCCATCTCTATCCAAattgtaaagaaataaaatttggtGAAATTGGCACCAAGTATGGTGCTTGCCTAGGGCCCCTTCAATGGAAGGAAAGCAAATTGAGGAGACTTTGCTGATGAATCCTTACTTTTTTAACATAGGCAACGACTAAATAATGAACACTATAAAATCTGCCTGCTGTTACTCAGGTCTCTTTTTCTGCCTATGGCATCCTGCTGTATAAGTAAATCTAGGGGTAATAAAGAAGTTGTGGAATTCCCAGTTATTGAATTGAAAGACAGATCCTGTTAAAAAGGAATTATCAATAGGAATTATGCAATGATCCCAGTGATCTTGAGAAAGAACATTTTAATTTCCCTAAGTGCTTCAGAGTAGCCTTCACCAACAAGGTAGTCATATCTGTGGACGTCAATTAATGGAAGCGATAGGAGTGGAAGGTTAATATTGTTGGAGGACATCAAGTAGATgcaggctgccccagagaggtcATGTTGCTGTCCTTGTAACAATATAAAAATTAACAAGGCAGTGCTTGTGTCAAAACAGTGCTTCTGAAGCCACTCATAATGTTTCCCTTTATATTATGGGGAAAACAAAAACTCCACTgagtatttatatatgtatgtgacATATATAAATGGTATATGGTATATGGTATATAGGTAACATAGGAGCACTCTTCTATATATTGCATTGCTATGTGCAAATTGGCGCTTGGACAAGAAGGGACCCAACCAAACTATCTACATTGGAAATAAAGTTTTCCATCAAATATCTAACCATATGGTACTTGACTTCATTGCCATTCATTTTCTCTTGTTCTCTTGTTGCTCTAATGCTATTGATGGAAAGGTATAGCCTTACTGTTTTGTTACTGAGCTTTAGAACGGAGCTCTTGGAAAAAGcttgagcaggaaaaaaaaaggcttgctggaggggggggggaatagataATTCTCTTTCCTTGGCAAGGTCAAGCTCTTCCATATCAAATTGAATCACCTCGAAATAATGACTATCAGTGGTTTATTAAAATGCGTGCATAgacagtggattttttttttttttggtctagaTACAACAGATAACTGTGGCAGATGTTTCCTTGAATAGTGGGAGGAGACAATTTGCTTTCAGTATTTTTTAGGCTGGACAATTCGTTGCTGACCTTATTCctctgaaagagagagaaagagaaagagctcCCAGAAAGAGACTCATCCTGAAAAGTAAAAGGTGAGTAGATAGACAAATTTAAAGCATCTCTGGTTGGTAGTTTAGAAGTTTGGACTTGCTTTACTTAGGAAAAGAAATTTCTCTTGGTAAGTAATATAACTGCTAAAAgtcttgcttttattttgttcttcaatttcatctatttttttgtttgtttttgttttggcaaAAGTTTATCAGTGTTGTTTGCTTGATTTTCAGATTTTAACAAATTGTGCTCCTTATAAGGAAGAGTTATATTTCCCAAAGAAGTTTCATTTCTCTGCCAGTTTTGCTTACTTTAGGTCATTATTCCTCATAAAAGCCAGAGTTTttagagttttatttttaatgtttcttctccctcttctcctttagATTGCTGCACTTCATTCTTCCTATAGAAAATAGTGCTGAGAAAAATGACTTTAATTATGAAATATTGGAACGCATTTGGCTTTTTCTTCGTTGTTCTCAATTATAATGTAACCCTTGTAGGTAAGTATTTagaaatttgcatttgagatttaATTGGTTTCATTTTGGGAAACTTCATTCAACATTGTGGGAAGGGTTTGAGAACCAGACACGTTTCCCTAAAAATGGGATCATAAATAACTGGTGTGGAAGGAAAGCGCCAAAAAGTTTTGAGCCAAACTTTTATAGTAAAAGAAAATGAGTGAATTAGTCTCGCAAGAAAAACTAATATTATTCTGTTAAGTAATAATTAGAcacaaatacaaatgaaaatgatCAGAACGCTTCCTAAGGCACTTAATTATCAacaattttccccaaaataatatataattaataaatttaGTTTTGGCAAGagcaatggaagaaaaaaattggaagacTCAGGCAAAAGGAAGACACATCCATCTTTGTGTCCTTGTCCAGCAGCGATATCCTTAAAATCAAGCATTGTCCGGCAGTCTTAAAAAATGAGACTGTTTTCACAAAAGCAGTCATTGAAATGTTCAGGTATTGCTGCTGTATATATTGTCTGCTTTTTTATTTCCCTTATCTATTGGCAGACTCAATAGTTTAGATTTATATTATTTAACTTATTTCCCGATTCGATTCTCTTTTAATCTATGATCACTGTAACGGATAGATCACATCAGTCATATGATTTATGGCAAAGCTCAAAAAGCACCTTGTCAATACTATATTATACTCAGCATTTATTCCCGAAAGCTAAGATTTGCTAGAATAATATTAAGATTGAAATAAAGAAACTTTCTAACAATATACttacaatatttacaatataCCATTTGATAttgaagaaaaagagggaaaagcTTGGATTTTATGTTCCTGTGGGAAAcaatgaaaatatataaaatatgcatAATGGCCATTGAGTATGTAGCGTCTTTTGAATTGAGCTTGATTCCTGGCAGCTTTATAAACACATCCATGGAAAACAGAAGGAATCTAGTCTTCCGATATTTATCTGTTTACTACCCAGTCTAGTCTATAAATTTAGAATTTCCTTTGTGTCTCTCATCCAAGTACAAACCCAGTttaaccctgcttagcttctgagccCAGAAGATCTGCCAGATTGGACTCTGGATATACTTTTTGTCCTTCTTTGATACAAAATTTGAATCTGGGACATGTAGTGAAATTAATTAATGAAAGATTTTGAAAAGATGGACGGGCATACTTGTTCCCTCAATGCATACAACTGATGGAGCTGACTAATACAAAATATATCCAAAATCTGtgcgatatataaataaatatattgatatATGAGGTGTATAAATAGATGAGGACAACCAGGTTTATAAATGACTTGAAAACCAAATCTTGTAAGAAAATAGCTAAGCCAGTTGAATGCGTTCAGTTAGAAAACAGAATAGTAAGTGAACATATAATATAGCAATCTTTGAAGATTAACTGAGAAGAACTTTACATCCTATTACTCTGATAAATGGGACTAGAACATTGGGTGGAAATTGTAATGAATATTGAGTGCagctaaacattaaaataaattccCTAACAATGTAAGCAGTTAAGTGAACAGGTTACCTCAGAAGAATGTGGTTTATTTTCTTGGTGGTATTTGAAGCGGCTAAGCAGTTATTTCTCATATTAGACCCTTCGGGTAACACGTGGAGAGTCCACAAGCTGTTCAGCATGCTAGCCATTTTACTTAAAAGGTTTGAAAAAGGGACTAGATGTATGCGTTGAAGATCAAGTTATTTATTGTAATAATTTATGTAGCTTCCATTTTATAGACATGGGTATTCCCAAGTGGGCCAAAATGTATGATGCAGCATGCACTGCGAAAAAAGAGACTCATTTTTATGAGTCTGAAATTTGACCATTTCTACAGCTTACCAATGCAATTGATAAGCAGTGTATAGGATTACATGCATAGGATTAAAGTATGATTACTGTTAGAAATTACAATCAACCAGACTAGTCAATGGCCGGATATTAGTGATTGGTTGGACTTTTTTAAATTGGTTTCATCTCgccctattttctttctttccaggaaAGATTTGGTTAACCTACATGATCCTGATGAGACTGATGGTGATCTTGTTTGGGGCATTCCCTGTCTATGATGATGAACTGACCGCTCTCGTCTGCAACACCGAAGAGCCAGGATGCTCAAGCATGTGCTATGATGCTATTATTACAGTCTCTCAAGTTCGCTTCTGGTTCTTTGAGTTTGTGTCTGTCATGATCCCTATGGCAGTGTTCGTTATGTTTATTTTGCATGGTGTGGTCAAGCAAGTGGTGAAGATCTATTCTTACCCTTGCACTTATTGCAGACAGACTAAAATATCCACTATCTTCAGAGGTGCAGAAACAATCTTCAATGATGCAGAAAAGAGCAGAATCTCTTGCGCTGCCCACGAATTATCAATTCCCGATTTCTCATGGGCCTATGCGATCCAGCTTTTTGTGAGGTTAATGATAGAAGTTAGTTTCAGAATTAGCAGTTATTGTTTGTTTGGTTTCTTTGTTGAGAAATTTTACAGTTGTCTCGAGGAACCTTGCCCTGGTAAAATAACCTGCTTTATCCCTAGGTCATCTGAAAAATCTGCCATGATTATCTTGCTGTGGATTGTCAgttgtttctccttaattcttggcCTGGTTGACCTGTTTGTGGCTATAAAAAGTTGCAGGAATAAAAGATGTGCAGCCAACACAGTGGAGATAAGCAGGAGCCGCCCGCACCGAGAACCAAGACCAAGAGGAGATGTGTTTGAGCTGGGAAGCGTCGCCACTGAGAATTTTAGCAATCCTCCCAAGAAAACCTACAAAAAGGAACGGCACCCTGCAAAAGATCTCACCTGCTAAAATCCTAAATCTGCACTGAGCTGAGAAAATCATGCATGCATTATCCTTTCATTTATAAACCATATATAACTTCTTGCAGCATTTAACTCTTGCATTTACAAAGGTTCACTGAATAGAGGAAAAGGAGCTGGGTGATCATAACCCCTTCCTTCTTTTAGACAATATTCTTCAACCTAGGCACTTAAAGAGGTatacacttcacatttctctagccAGCCTCCTTAGTCTccttcaaactattttttttaaaaaaagaagatatcAGCAACTGATTTTTGAAAAAGCTCATAAGGGTGGAGTGGTAAATAATGAAAGTCTTGACTTTGAAACCAAAACCTTCCCTTAGAGCAATTTGGAGCAATTTGGAGAACATGCAGCAATGGCAGATTAACATAAAGGAAGTTTAAGCAAATTTAAGTAAGAACAGTTGCCAGAATACAATATAACATGCTGTGTGGCAAATATCATCATAGTCTGCTATCTAAAATCAAAATTAGCAGATCTACAAAAGAGATAAATTAGAAACCCTTTAGTTCTTTTTCTATTAAATTTCCCCTTTTGAAGATTACTTTTTGGTATTTTAATtgcttaccatatttttttaatatgcacAGATATAAATGCTTGCATCTATATCTGTTCATATAGTCTGAAACTTTTAACACACAACAAATAGTTTGATACAACCTGAAGGCAGATTAAGTtgcttttgattatcacttttttttcttttattaacatGCACACTTGTTAATATCCACATTTATATCTACATATAAAACATTACAATTTAGACTTAATGCTCAATTTAGGTTTGAAATCTTAATTGCAGAACGAATACTGTGATGCAATCTGCAATCTGCAGATAGATTAAATTGCTTTTGCTTATCatacttttgtttttattaatgTACACATACATCTACATGTATGTATCTCTATATCCATAGTACATATAAAACATTACAATAATGACTTCAATACTAAACAACTAGCTCAAGGTTAGGAGCTTTTATTATTCAATAAATGCTCTGGTTGggtgtttttttattgttgttattgttgtactCCTTGTAACATCAATATCATAAATTGTAATCCATACTGTACAACTACTTCATTCTTTAATTCTGTACTAATATCATTGCATCAAGTCAATATAATGTATTAccatttacacacacaaaaaaaaaacaataaaacttgcAAAATTTTTCGGAGTGTTTCTTTCTCTAGGGAAAAACAAAGAAGGGGTTTGGGTGAGGACAGCGATCAAGGAGTCTTCCTCAAGGACACCTATGTTATTATTTCTCTGCACTTTCAGATGCTTTGTTTAAGAAGATTTGCCTGTCCAGTAGAAGCAACTGATTTTTGGAAAATCTCCCAAAAGTAGAGAGGTGGATAAAGGAAGTCTTTTCTTCCCATGGGCGATGAAAAGAAAAAGTTTAGGCGAGGAACCAAATTGCATCTATCCTGCTTAACCTGGGGTTGTGATATACTGTAGGTCCAAATGTTTAGACCTCTAAATCAGACAAAAGCTTTCACACAGGTATCTTCAAACAGTTCTATCATGGGGGGGCCGGAATCAGCATCTGAAGGGAAATGTAACAAATGATTTTTAACAGAGACAGCTATTTCTGGAAAGATTTGCAGTAGTTGGTTTTGTGCCTGTCTGGGCTAATAAAAACTAAACAGAGGTTTCTCAGCATCATGATTTACAAACACTGGTCTAAAACTCATAAAAATATTGGTAAGGTTAATTACGAAGAATTCATTATAAATCCATAAATTGGTAAGCGTCGTGTGAGAGTTTTACCATTGGCAaaatagctatttttaaaaagggaaacgaTAGTCCTTCATTTGCATTCATTAAATCATTAAAATACGGGCACAtatgaaatatggaatataaatatttcaaatatatctTAATCTCGGGGACAAAAAAAGCCCCACGATTTTCCCACCATTTTTCATCTTTAGAAGGCAGTCGTTTCTGGGTCTCCCCAAGAATGACCAGGGAAATAAATGTGTGATGCAGCTGGATACCATAAGAGATGTGAAAAGAAACTCAATGAAGTTCTCACTGAAGTTTTAAATAATGAACATCGTAATGATTTACTCAACCATGTTCCAATATTCTGCATGCTATTTAGTATGGCTCTATAAATGGAGTACTTAATATTTCAACCTTATTTAAACCAAATCAATATCCTTTACTTCTGTCTTTGGGGTCAA
Above is a window of Ahaetulla prasina isolate Xishuangbanna chromosome 4, ASM2864084v1, whole genome shotgun sequence DNA encoding:
- the LOC131198795 gene encoding gap junction delta-4 protein-like — encoded protein: MTLIMKYWNAFGFFFVVLNYNVTLVGKIWLTYMILMRLMVILFGAFPVYDDELTALVCNTEEPGCSSMCYDAIITVSQVRFWFFEFVSVMIPMAVFVMFILHGVVKQVVKIYSYPCTYCRQTKISTIFRGAETIFNDAEKSRISCAAHELSIPDFSWAYAIQLFVRLMIEVSFRISSYCLFGFFVEKFYSCLEEPCPGKITCFIPRSSEKSAMIILLWIVSCFSLILGLVDLFVAIKSCRNKRCAANTVEISRSRPHREPRPRGDVFELGSVATENFSNPPKKTYKKERHPAKDLTC